In a genomic window of Amblyomma americanum isolate KBUSLIRL-KWMA chromosome 4, ASM5285725v1, whole genome shotgun sequence:
- the LOC144129549 gene encoding uncharacterized protein LOC144129549 — translation MTVLVIGVVALIFATYILQITTHPEPQSPLTPSTTSLKPTTPKTTTERKTTTRSTRMPTTSTRTTTRRTTTARTTTETTTRSTRTTTRPTTTTKTTPTTTTRTTTRPTATRRTTSTTTPMTTASRTTTRRTTITTTSTTTTTATRPKTTTRTTTTRRTTTATRTTTRTTTTTRKTTTRTTTTTPRTIRTFPPRTITTRSRHTKPPKSTTSTTTEEVPPGCTDPSSFPPRE, via the exons ATGACTGTGCTTGTGATTGGAGTGGTGGCCCTAATCTTCGCTACCTACATCTTGCAAATCACAA CCCACCCGGAGCCCCAATCGCCTCTAACACCCTCAACGACATCACTTAAACCCACTACCCCAAAGACGACCACagaacgaaagacaactacacgTTCGACAAGAATGCCGACCACCAGCACACGCACGACAACCAGGAGGACGACAACCGCCAGAACCACCACAGAAACTACAACCAGAAGTACACGCACTACGACCAGACCAACGACAACCACCAAGACGACACCCACCACTACCACGAGAACTACAACCAGACCGACAGCGACAAGAAGAACGACGAGCACGACGACACCCATGACTACGGCGAGCCGGACGACCACGCGACGAACTACCATAACTACCACAAGCACGACGACTACGACCGCCACAAGGCCAAAAACTACGACTAGAACGACGACCACAAGGCGAACAACCACAGCGACAAGGACGACCACCAGAACGACCACAACGACCAGGAAGACCACCACAAGGACCACTACGACGACGCCACGAACCATACGAACGTTTCCACCGC GCACAATTACTACTAGGTCTAGGCACACCAAGCCGCCGAAATCGACAACCAGTACGACTACGGAAGAAGTCCCACCCGGATGTACAGACCCGTCATCTTTCCCACCACGTGAGTGA